From a single Hymenobacter sp. YIM 151500-1 genomic region:
- a CDS encoding glycosyltransferase family protein encodes MLSLIICTRDPVALQAVSQSATATIGVPHEIVAVDNSQGQYGICEAYNVGATRAQYELLCFMHEDIRFHTPGWGRIVTDILQDPTVGVLGVTGGQYQVAAPAAWWGCGLDLCRENVLNLFEDGHTELDLRNPEGAKLTDVAVVDGLWMCSRKEVWQQYPFDSQTFTEFHFYDIDYCTEIFLHGLRVCVTFEVLIEHHSRGSVNKSWVRNALKYQEKRRRQLPFGVVKPTQAQHNYMELRALQEFTGRLIRERFPAQIVLQYLARCLRYQPLNRDTLWLAKLWVHSSREKSGRMI; translated from the coding sequence ATGCTCTCCCTCATCATCTGTACCCGCGACCCGGTGGCCCTGCAGGCGGTTAGCCAAAGCGCAACTGCTACTATTGGCGTGCCCCACGAAATAGTGGCCGTAGACAACAGCCAGGGGCAATACGGCATTTGCGAGGCCTACAATGTAGGGGCAACCAGGGCGCAATATGAGCTGCTGTGCTTTATGCACGAAGACATCCGGTTTCACACCCCCGGGTGGGGACGCATCGTGACCGACATCTTGCAAGATCCTACGGTTGGGGTGCTTGGCGTTACGGGGGGGCAGTATCAGGTAGCAGCTCCGGCGGCTTGGTGGGGCTGTGGCCTCGACCTATGTCGAGAAAATGTACTTAATCTCTTCGAAGATGGGCACACCGAACTGGACCTGCGCAACCCGGAAGGAGCCAAGCTAACGGATGTAGCCGTAGTGGATGGCTTGTGGATGTGTTCACGCAAGGAAGTGTGGCAGCAATACCCCTTTGATTCCCAAACGTTCACGGAGTTCCACTTTTACGATATTGATTACTGTACCGAAATTTTTCTGCACGGCTTACGCGTGTGCGTCACGTTTGAGGTGCTGATTGAGCATCACTCGCGTGGCTCGGTTAATAAATCCTGGGTACGTAACGCGCTGAAATATCAAGAGAAACGTCGGCGGCAATTACCATTCGGTGTGGTAAAGCCTACGCAAGCTCAACATAACTACATGGAGCTTCGAGCGTTACAGGAGTTTACTGGCCGGCTAATCCGGGAACGTTTCCCGGCCCAAATAGTGCTACAATACCTTGCACGCTGCTTACGTTATCAACCTTTAAACCGAGATACCCTATGGCTTGCTAAGTTGTGGGTGCATAGCAGCCGAGAGAAATCGGGCCGCATGATATAG
- a CDS encoding glycosyltransferase, translating into MPPKVSVIIPNYNHARYLPQRIESVLSQTLRDMEVLLLDDCSLDNSRDIIAHYAAQDARIRVVLNEHNSGSTFKQWNKGIALAQGEYVWLAESDDYADPKLLATLAVHLDALPAAGLAYCDSYSVDEHNKLMPIATWEPFLAELDPALWKQDFVRPGIELVRRFMSYRNIIPNASAVLLRRATLQQVGPANENFKVLGDWLFWARILAAGEVVFVAQPLNYFRTHRNNVRSKTLENGTALLETTQMLAAMRQYGPPEAHFYQKSIELLLAVWFHSLVYYKVPVQTHRAIYRNMVALDPEFARQFKKAFWHFLLGNKLSGIRMLIGDKLLYPLRNRLSS; encoded by the coding sequence ATGCCCCCGAAGGTTTCCGTCATCATCCCCAATTACAACCACGCCCGCTACCTGCCGCAGCGCATTGAAAGTGTGCTGAGTCAAACGTTGCGGGATATGGAAGTATTACTGCTGGATGATTGCTCCTTGGATAACAGTCGGGATATCATTGCCCACTACGCCGCCCAGGACGCCCGGATTCGGGTAGTGCTGAATGAGCACAACAGCGGCAGCACCTTTAAGCAGTGGAACAAAGGCATTGCGCTGGCTCAAGGCGAGTACGTGTGGCTGGCGGAAAGTGATGATTACGCCGACCCGAAATTGCTAGCTACCCTAGCGGTCCACCTTGATGCTCTTCCTGCTGCTGGCTTGGCGTATTGTGATTCCTACAGTGTTGATGAGCACAACAAATTGATGCCCATAGCTACCTGGGAGCCCTTCCTAGCGGAGCTGGACCCGGCTCTGTGGAAACAGGACTTCGTGCGGCCCGGGATAGAGCTGGTGCGGCGGTTCATGTCCTATCGGAATATCATTCCCAATGCTAGTGCCGTGCTGCTGCGCCGGGCCACGCTCCAGCAGGTTGGGCCCGCCAATGAGAACTTTAAGGTGCTGGGCGACTGGCTATTCTGGGCTCGGATTCTGGCGGCTGGTGAGGTGGTGTTTGTTGCCCAGCCCCTCAATTATTTCCGCACTCATCGCAACAACGTGCGCAGCAAAACGCTGGAGAATGGTACGGCTTTGCTAGAAACTACGCAGATGCTGGCGGCCATGCGCCAGTATGGTCCTCCCGAAGCCCATTTCTATCAGAAGTCCATAGAGCTTCTGCTAGCCGTCTGGTTTCATTCTTTGGTCTACTATAAGGTGCCAGTGCAGACGCACCGGGCCATCTACCGGAACATGGTGGCGCTGGATCCCGAGTTTGCCAGGCAGTTCAAGAAAGCATTCTGGCATTTTTTGCTAGGCAATAAGCTGAGTGGCATCCGAATGCTGATTGGTGATAAACTGTTGTATCCGCTGAGAAACCGCTTGTCATCCTGA
- a CDS encoding glycosyltransferase family 4 protein, whose protein sequence is MKKTIVFVSHEATLTGAPILLLNIVTWLGLQAKYDLVVVLAKDGPLRQDFEKVAKVILYNVTPSSRVVAALLRRSDTIDKYQLNRFRRVLRGKNIKLIFSNTIVNADLVKKFRDAHVPIITYVHELSFIMRMQQLYHGGIDTALSNTSFFLAGSKAVTRHLVLQGVDPNKIEVIYSSIPFEAIEAQLQTYTIEKVRAELGLPINARLLVAVGTASWRKGSDLFVQLADVVSKRRSDIHFAWVGATPNTMEYLQLVHDVERYGLVDNFHIIPTTPEYLKYLAVAEMLILPSREDTFPLVVLEAAVAGKPTVCFADAGGSPEFVGTEYGVVVPYGQIEKMADAVEELLRNDEERRDKGKRAREAVRTNYNISGVTARIEEVIEAFTA, encoded by the coding sequence ATGAAAAAAACCATTGTTTTTGTATCGCACGAAGCTACTCTCACTGGTGCACCTATTTTATTGTTAAATATTGTCACTTGGCTTGGACTTCAAGCAAAATATGATTTGGTAGTAGTGCTGGCGAAAGATGGGCCGCTACGGCAGGATTTTGAGAAAGTAGCCAAGGTAATACTATATAATGTTACTCCTTCCTCCCGTGTAGTAGCTGCCCTTTTACGCAGGAGTGATACTATAGATAAGTATCAGTTAAATAGGTTTAGAAGAGTTTTACGTGGTAAAAATATAAAGCTTATTTTTTCGAATACAATTGTAAACGCAGATCTAGTTAAAAAATTTCGAGATGCTCATGTCCCAATTATAACCTATGTTCATGAGCTATCATTTATCATGCGAATGCAGCAATTGTATCATGGAGGGATTGATACAGCGCTTTCTAATACTAGTTTTTTTCTGGCTGGCTCAAAGGCCGTAACAAGGCACCTCGTTTTGCAAGGAGTTGATCCTAACAAGATAGAAGTTATTTATTCAAGTATTCCTTTTGAGGCCATTGAAGCACAGTTGCAAACGTACACTATTGAAAAAGTGCGAGCCGAGTTAGGCTTACCAATTAACGCTCGCCTACTGGTAGCAGTAGGAACGGCCAGTTGGCGGAAGGGTAGTGATTTATTTGTTCAACTAGCTGATGTAGTATCAAAGCGCAGGTCTGATATACACTTTGCCTGGGTGGGAGCGACCCCCAATACAATGGAGTATTTACAGCTGGTGCATGACGTAGAGCGGTATGGGCTGGTTGATAATTTCCATATTATCCCAACCACACCGGAGTACCTGAAGTATCTGGCTGTAGCAGAAATGCTGATCCTACCCTCGCGGGAGGATACGTTTCCTTTAGTGGTTCTGGAAGCAGCGGTAGCAGGCAAGCCTACTGTATGTTTTGCCGACGCAGGAGGTAGTCCAGAATTTGTAGGTACGGAGTACGGAGTGGTTGTTCCCTACGGGCAGATTGAAAAAATGGCGGATGCGGTAGAGGAGCTACTACGCAACGATGAGGAGCGCCGTGATAAGGGGAAGCGCGCACGCGAAGCTGTACGGACTAACTACAACATTTCGGGCGTAACCGCTCGCATTGAGGAAGTAATTGAGGCCTTTACCGCATGA
- a CDS encoding glycosyltransferase family 2 protein yields MTAKVSVIIPNYNHARYLPQRIESVLNQTFTDFELLIMDDCSPDNSRDIIEKYAALDKRIRILYNEQNSGSTFKQWNKGIAHTKGEYIWLAESDDLADVNFLTTLVKCLEEKPRVGLVYCDSITIDENDTRLQEWKYTFCEALQTTLWMQDFDMDGPDFISKYMTFGNSIPNASAVLLRRSALTAAGPADENTRLAGDWLYWVSILKYSGISYISRSLNYFRTHNNNVRSQTTTNGVLLVETSQVLLKIKAIVGVNAQQKQIVLALLKRWIQGFVYGDIPGFRHRILYSNINKLLDDNGKTVKREWIRFLLGNKLSGIRMILGDKYLYKVFPSLRK; encoded by the coding sequence ATGACGGCAAAAGTAAGCGTTATTATTCCAAATTACAATCACGCCCGGTACTTGCCGCAGCGTATAGAGTCGGTGTTGAACCAAACGTTCACCGATTTTGAATTGTTAATTATGGATGATTGCTCGCCAGATAATAGTCGAGATATTATTGAGAAGTATGCTGCACTTGATAAACGAATACGAATTCTGTATAACGAGCAAAATAGTGGAAGTACTTTCAAACAATGGAATAAAGGAATTGCCCATACCAAAGGTGAATATATTTGGTTGGCAGAAAGTGATGATCTGGCTGATGTAAACTTCTTAACGACTCTCGTTAAGTGTTTAGAAGAAAAGCCACGAGTTGGTTTAGTATACTGCGATTCAATCACAATAGATGAAAATGACACAAGGCTTCAGGAGTGGAAGTACACATTTTGTGAGGCCCTTCAAACCACCTTGTGGATGCAGGATTTTGATATGGACGGTCCGGATTTCATAAGTAAGTATATGACATTTGGTAATTCTATTCCTAATGCTAGTGCAGTATTACTCAGAAGAAGCGCGTTAACGGCTGCTGGTCCGGCTGATGAGAACACCCGGTTAGCCGGTGATTGGCTGTATTGGGTCTCGATCTTGAAATACTCAGGTATTAGTTATATATCTCGTTCGCTTAACTATTTTCGTACACACAATAACAATGTACGCAGCCAGACAACTACTAATGGAGTGTTGCTGGTAGAAACTAGTCAGGTTTTATTAAAAATAAAAGCAATAGTTGGTGTAAATGCGCAGCAGAAACAGATTGTCTTAGCTCTGCTAAAACGTTGGATTCAAGGTTTTGTATACGGAGACATTCCTGGATTTAGACACAGAATATTATATAGTAACATAAATAAACTGTTGGATGATAATGGCAAAACTGTAAAAAGAGAATGGATCAGATTTCTATTGGGAAATAAACTAAGTGGCATACGGATGATATTAGGTGATAAGTATTTGTACAAAGTATTTCCTAGTTTAAGAAAGTAG
- a CDS encoding class I SAM-dependent methyltransferase — translation MESPKTKIRALLKKVGMLSENPYNLRKQFSYSIKINSILSKLMRDSFLWNVSDNIDLPQGELYNIWHQIPGAHKWHHYFPIYEKIFSFLQSGPIKILEIGVYKGASVRMWKEYFHEDSLLVGVDINEMCKEHANPNRNVHIRIGSQQDEVFLKNIIQEFGKFDLIIDDGSHVVSHMIDSFNYLFDEGLKDEGIYFVEDTHSNYWITHRDRVYSFVDFSKDLVDLMHYHYTIGQSEPEFRLGSKSRVRSFSVPKFTSIINEIRFFDSIVVFYKKNRQVPVSEHL, via the coding sequence ATGGAAAGTCCAAAAACGAAGATAAGGGCATTGCTCAAAAAGGTGGGTATGTTGTCAGAAAATCCCTATAATTTACGGAAGCAGTTTTCATATTCAATAAAGATAAATAGCATTTTATCAAAGCTAATGAGGGATAGTTTTTTGTGGAATGTTTCCGATAATATTGATCTACCACAAGGTGAGCTGTATAATATATGGCATCAGATACCTGGTGCACATAAGTGGCATCACTATTTTCCTATTTACGAGAAAATATTTAGTTTTCTTCAGAGTGGTCCCATTAAAATATTAGAAATAGGTGTTTACAAAGGAGCGTCAGTAAGAATGTGGAAAGAGTATTTTCATGAAGATTCTCTGTTAGTAGGAGTGGACATAAACGAAATGTGTAAAGAACATGCTAATCCAAATAGAAACGTGCATATTAGGATTGGCAGTCAACAGGATGAGGTTTTTTTAAAAAATATTATACAAGAATTTGGTAAGTTTGATCTAATCATAGATGATGGCAGTCATGTAGTTTCCCATATGATTGATAGTTTTAACTATCTATTTGATGAAGGATTGAAAGACGAAGGTATTTACTTTGTTGAAGATACTCATTCTAATTATTGGATAACACACAGGGATAGGGTATATTCTTTTGTTGATTTTTCTAAAGATTTAGTAGATTTAATGCATTATCATTATACTATAGGGCAATCGGAACCAGAGTTTAGGCTTGGTTCCAAATCAAGAGTGAGGTCTTTTAGCGTACCTAAGTTCACCTCTATTATAAATGAGATTAGGTTCTTTGACTCTATAGTAGTTTTCTACAAAAAGAATAGGCAAGTGCCTGTAAGTGAGCATCTATAA
- a CDS encoding ABC transporter ATP-binding protein, with the protein MSNIAIQVENLGKLYRLGEIGTGTLSHDLNRWWARLRGKEDPFAKIGETNDRTIKGQSDFVWSLKDVNFEVNQGEVLGIIGRNGAGKSTLLKILSKVTAPTTGRVKIKGRIASLLEVGTGFHPELTGRENIFLNGAILGMSKSEIRGKFDEIVDFSGVERYVDTPVKRYSSGMYVRLAFAVAAFLEPEILIVDEVLAVGDAEFQKKCLGRMKDVSVNDGRTVLFVSHNMAAVQNLCDSCVFLEFGTVKSIGRSDKIIRDYQGLLVNKKKWVGIDGDEFVQVTSTEVSTIEDGNIYNDQDININICISVKKDINDIVIGFNIISEFGYPIARASFNDHNNMIGLKAGDYILKFLIPKLSLATGSYYIQFDVAIPFIRKINSDSINLLIDVLPNGEYGNKYFVENSTEYNSIIRANWFNGINSI; encoded by the coding sequence ATGAGCAACATCGCCATACAAGTAGAAAACTTGGGCAAGCTGTATCGCCTGGGCGAGATTGGGACGGGCACCCTCAGCCACGACCTCAACCGTTGGTGGGCCCGGCTGCGGGGCAAAGAAGACCCGTTCGCTAAAATCGGCGAAACCAACGACCGCACCATCAAAGGCCAGAGCGACTTTGTCTGGTCCCTGAAAGATGTCAATTTCGAAGTAAATCAGGGCGAAGTGCTCGGTATCATCGGCCGCAACGGCGCCGGCAAATCTACCCTGCTCAAAATCTTGTCCAAGGTAACTGCCCCCACCACCGGCCGGGTAAAGATCAAAGGCCGCATTGCCTCCCTGCTTGAAGTAGGCACCGGTTTCCACCCCGAACTGACTGGGCGCGAGAACATCTTTCTCAACGGCGCCATCCTGGGCATGAGCAAATCCGAAATTCGGGGTAAATTCGATGAAATCGTGGATTTCTCCGGCGTGGAACGGTATGTCGACACGCCAGTAAAACGCTACAGCAGCGGCATGTACGTGCGCCTGGCGTTTGCGGTGGCGGCCTTTCTGGAACCCGAGATTCTAATTGTGGATGAGGTGCTGGCCGTGGGCGACGCCGAGTTTCAAAAGAAGTGCCTGGGCCGCATGAAGGATGTGAGCGTAAATGATGGCCGCACGGTGTTGTTTGTTAGTCATAATATGGCTGCGGTTCAAAATTTATGTGATTCATGTGTGTTTCTCGAGTTTGGGACCGTTAAGAGTATCGGTAGGTCCGATAAAATAATAAGGGATTATCAAGGGTTGTTAGTTAATAAAAAGAAGTGGGTCGGGATAGACGGAGATGAGTTTGTTCAGGTAACTTCAACTGAAGTTTCTACTATAGAAGATGGTAATATATACAATGATCAAGACATAAACATAAATATTTGCATAAGTGTTAAAAAAGATATAAATGATATCGTTATTGGATTTAATATCATTTCTGAGTTTGGTTATCCAATAGCAAGAGCTTCATTTAATGATCATAATAACATGATTGGTTTGAAAGCGGGAGATTATATATTAAAATTTCTAATACCAAAATTGTCCTTGGCGACTGGCAGTTATTATATTCAATTTGATGTAGCTATTCCTTTTATAAGGAAAATAAACTCGGATTCTATTAATTTATTAATAGATGTATTGCCGAATGGTGAATATGGAAACAAGTATTTTGTGGAAAATTCCACGGAGTATAATTCCATAATCAGAGCAAATTGGTTTAATGGTATAAACAGCATATAA
- a CDS encoding ABC transporter permease, whose amino-acid sequence MQTIEAPQEVGSHTSSFSASGAADTWTEVIQPRTGLLDLGLRDVWRYRDLVMLFVRRDFVSTYKQTVLGPIWFFIQPLLTTITYVIIFGNVAKLSTDGLPQLLFYLAGITIWNYFAQTLTTTSTVFTANAHIFGKVYFPRLTMPLSIVLSNLIRFGIQFALFLGCWAYYLATSDVVKPNAFLLLTPVLVALMGLLSLGLGMIFSSLTTKYRDLAMLLTFGVQLLMYATPVIYPLSSLSPKYKWLIMANPLSSIVEAFRYGFLGAGTFSWGMLGYSVLITLLVLLTGTIIFNKVEKSFTDTV is encoded by the coding sequence GTGCAGACAATCGAAGCTCCGCAAGAAGTAGGTTCTCACACGAGCAGTTTCTCCGCTTCGGGCGCTGCCGACACGTGGACCGAAGTAATCCAGCCCCGGACCGGTCTGCTCGATCTTGGCCTGCGCGACGTGTGGCGCTACCGCGACCTGGTGATGCTGTTCGTACGGCGCGACTTTGTCTCGACCTACAAGCAGACCGTGCTAGGGCCCATCTGGTTTTTTATCCAGCCCCTGCTCACCACCATCACCTACGTTATCATCTTCGGCAACGTAGCCAAGCTCTCCACCGACGGTTTGCCCCAACTGCTGTTCTACCTGGCGGGCATCACCATCTGGAATTATTTCGCTCAGACGCTGACTACCACCTCCACGGTATTCACGGCCAACGCCCACATTTTCGGCAAGGTGTACTTCCCTCGCCTCACCATGCCCTTGTCCATTGTGCTATCCAACCTGATCCGCTTCGGGATTCAGTTTGCGCTGTTTCTGGGGTGCTGGGCATACTATCTGGCTACTTCAGACGTAGTAAAGCCCAATGCTTTCCTGCTACTGACTCCAGTGCTGGTAGCGCTGATGGGGCTGCTGTCCTTGGGCTTGGGTATGATCTTCAGCTCGCTGACCACCAAGTACCGCGATTTGGCCATGCTGCTTACCTTCGGGGTGCAGCTGCTCATGTACGCTACGCCGGTTATTTACCCCTTGTCCAGCCTGTCGCCCAAGTACAAATGGCTGATCATGGCCAACCCGCTCAGCTCCATTGTCGAAGCGTTTCGGTACGGGTTTCTTGGGGCCGGTACGTTTAGCTGGGGAATGCTGGGGTATAGTGTGTTGATTACCTTGCTCGTCCTGCTCACCGGGACGATTATCTTCAACAAGGTGGAGAAAAGCTTTACCGATACGGTATAA
- a CDS encoding DegT/DnrJ/EryC1/StrS family aminotransferase, whose product MEIPFLSFDDQHSAMRAEILAAMTRVYDSYWYVLGKEVEEFEAQYATFNQVGHCIGVGNGLDALHLALRALEVGVGDEVIVPSNTYIATWLAISQVGATIVPVEPNPDTYNLDVRRVEEAITPRTKAIMPVHLYGQACEMNPLMALAARHHLFIIEDNAQAQGATYADKRTGSFGHLNATSFYPSKNLGALGDAGAITTHDPELAQRVAALRNYGSTQKYYNNIIGYNSRLDELQAAILSVKLQKLAEWNRQRQQIAALYEQHLHDVPDLQLPVVAPQATHVYHLYVVRTKRRRALQDFLAGQGIGTMVHYPVPPHLQQAYHTLSFRQGQFPLAEELSQTCLSLPLWPGMTESQVATVSALIKAFYMGFGAV is encoded by the coding sequence GTGGAAATACCATTCCTCTCCTTTGATGACCAGCACAGTGCCATGCGGGCCGAGATACTGGCCGCCATGACCCGCGTGTATGACAGCTACTGGTATGTATTGGGAAAAGAAGTAGAGGAATTTGAAGCCCAGTACGCGACCTTCAATCAGGTAGGGCACTGCATTGGCGTTGGCAACGGGTTGGATGCGTTGCATTTAGCACTACGCGCGCTTGAGGTGGGTGTCGGTGATGAAGTAATCGTGCCCAGCAATACGTACATCGCCACGTGGCTAGCCATTTCTCAGGTTGGAGCTACCATCGTTCCTGTGGAGCCGAACCCTGATACCTACAACCTTGACGTTCGACGAGTAGAAGAGGCCATAACGCCCAGAACCAAGGCTATTATGCCAGTGCATCTGTACGGCCAGGCCTGCGAGATGAACCCGCTCATGGCGCTTGCCGCCCGTCATCACCTCTTCATAATCGAAGACAATGCGCAAGCTCAAGGAGCTACCTACGCTGATAAGCGTACCGGAAGCTTCGGCCACTTGAACGCCACAAGCTTTTACCCCAGCAAAAATCTAGGTGCCTTGGGCGACGCGGGAGCCATAACCACACATGATCCAGAATTAGCTCAGCGTGTGGCAGCGCTGCGCAACTACGGGTCGACGCAGAAGTACTACAACAACATCATTGGCTATAACTCCCGCCTGGATGAGCTGCAGGCAGCTATACTATCAGTGAAACTTCAAAAGCTAGCGGAATGGAACCGGCAGCGCCAGCAGATTGCGGCTTTATACGAGCAGCATTTGCACGACGTGCCCGATCTGCAATTGCCTGTTGTAGCGCCGCAAGCAACGCATGTCTACCATCTGTATGTAGTACGTACCAAGCGACGCCGAGCGCTGCAGGATTTTCTCGCTGGTCAGGGAATAGGAACTATGGTGCACTATCCTGTTCCGCCGCATCTACAGCAGGCATACCATACCCTTTCCTTCCGCCAAGGACAGTTTCCATTGGCCGAAGAACTGTCGCAAACGTGCTTGAGCCTGCCCCTGTGGCCTGGCATGACGGAGTCTCAGGTGGCTACGGTTAGTGCGCTTATTAAGGCCTTTTACATGGGTTTTGGTGCAGTTTGA
- a CDS encoding glycosyltransferase family 2 protein, translating into MPKLSIIVPCYFNEANIPVTGSELIANEALFPPDVEFEYVFVDDGSTDGTIAALHQLREQYPDRVRVVELVANVGSYNAIVAGMEQATGDCQALLTADLQDPPALLAQMYAYWQQSIWLVVGNRQERPERGVARLLARTFHFLMRRFALPNVPAGEFDYVLFDRRISQQVVQLPERNSNVFYLMLWLGYPYVNLPYVRRPRQIGHSRWTVAKKVKLFIDSFVSFSFLPIRLISATGFVLGFLALLYGVYIIGLRLLGTQEPAGWSSLMVVVLFVSAFQMLALGVIGEYVWRGLDAARNRPLYTAKKVSASQSPTT; encoded by the coding sequence ATGCCCAAGCTGTCCATCATTGTCCCGTGTTATTTCAACGAGGCTAACATTCCGGTAACCGGTTCCGAGTTGATAGCCAATGAAGCGCTGTTTCCACCGGATGTCGAGTTTGAGTATGTATTCGTAGACGACGGCTCAACGGATGGTACGATAGCCGCCTTGCATCAACTGCGCGAGCAGTATCCTGATCGGGTCCGGGTGGTTGAGCTGGTAGCTAATGTGGGGTCGTACAACGCTATTGTGGCAGGAATGGAGCAGGCCACCGGTGACTGCCAAGCCCTGCTGACAGCTGACCTGCAGGACCCGCCGGCCTTATTAGCTCAGATGTACGCATACTGGCAGCAGAGCATCTGGCTGGTAGTTGGCAACCGGCAGGAGCGCCCTGAACGGGGAGTGGCGCGGCTGCTGGCCCGCACGTTTCACTTCCTTATGCGGCGCTTCGCTTTACCCAATGTGCCAGCTGGGGAGTTTGATTACGTGCTGTTCGACCGGCGCATCAGCCAGCAGGTTGTGCAATTGCCGGAACGAAACAGCAACGTTTTTTATCTGATGCTGTGGCTGGGGTATCCATACGTAAACCTACCCTATGTTCGCCGGCCCCGGCAGATTGGGCACTCGCGCTGGACAGTAGCCAAGAAAGTAAAGCTATTTATTGACTCGTTTGTCTCTTTCTCGTTCCTGCCTATCCGTCTTATTTCTGCCACTGGCTTCGTGCTGGGATTCTTAGCTCTGCTATATGGGGTGTACATCATTGGTCTACGACTGCTAGGTACGCAGGAGCCAGCTGGGTGGTCTTCCTTAATGGTGGTGGTTCTGTTTGTCTCAGCCTTCCAGATGTTGGCCCTGGGCGTAATAGGGGAATACGTATGGCGTGGCCTGGACGCGGCTCGTAATAGGCCGCTATACACAGCGAAGAAGGTGTCGGCCAGTCAATCTCCAACCACTTAA
- a CDS encoding sugar 3,4-ketoisomerase gives MTKPYLIEFPRLGGPDIGYLSVAEQAQLLPFRIERVFWTYYTPETIVRGRHAHYRTEQVLVAAAGRILVTTEMPSGELQVYVLDSPHLGLYIPPHVWHTMQYSEAAVQLAFVATPYEEADYIREYTEFKKVWASKQP, from the coding sequence GTGACCAAGCCTTACCTGATAGAGTTTCCGCGCTTGGGTGGCCCCGACATAGGTTACCTATCCGTAGCGGAGCAGGCACAATTGCTGCCCTTTCGGATAGAGCGAGTATTCTGGACCTATTATACTCCCGAAACTATTGTGCGCGGCCGGCACGCCCACTACCGCACTGAGCAGGTGCTGGTAGCGGCGGCCGGCCGCATTTTAGTTACCACCGAGATGCCCAGCGGCGAGCTACAGGTGTACGTGCTCGACTCACCCCACCTCGGACTGTACATCCCGCCGCACGTGTGGCACACCATGCAATACTCGGAGGCCGCCGTGCAGTTGGCTTTTGTTGCGACGCCTTATGAAGAGGCTGACTACATCAGGGAGTACACTGAGTTTAAAAAGGTATGGGCCTCGAAGCAGCCCTAG
- a CDS encoding UDP-glucuronic acid decarboxylase family protein, with amino-acid sequence MAEKKRVLITGGAGFLGSHLCDRFLAEGYHVVAMDNLVTGDLKNIEHLFSKEDFEFHHHDVSKFVFVPGKLDYILHFASPASPIDYLKIPIQTLKVGSLGTHNLLGLARVKGARMLIASTSEVYGDPEVHPQVEEYYGNVNPVGPRGCYDEAKRFQEAITMAYHNHHGLETRIVRIFNTYGPRMRLNDGRVLPAFLSQALRGENLTVFGDGSQTRSFCYVDDLIEGIYRLLLSDCHLPINIGNPQEITIKEFGEEIARLTGVEFKPDYRPLPENDPMKRRPDITKAKEILGWEPKVDRAEGLRRTLEYFKEHVK; translated from the coding sequence ATGGCTGAAAAAAAACGCGTACTCATTACTGGCGGAGCGGGCTTTCTGGGCTCCCATCTCTGCGACCGGTTTTTGGCGGAGGGCTACCACGTAGTAGCCATGGACAACCTAGTAACTGGGGACCTCAAAAACATCGAGCACCTGTTTAGCAAGGAAGACTTTGAATTCCATCACCATGATGTCTCGAAGTTTGTCTTCGTGCCGGGCAAGCTGGACTACATCCTGCATTTTGCCTCGCCGGCTTCGCCCATCGACTACCTTAAGATTCCTATTCAAACTCTAAAAGTAGGCTCGCTAGGCACCCATAACCTATTAGGCCTAGCCCGGGTAAAAGGTGCCCGCATGCTCATTGCTAGCACCTCGGAAGTGTACGGCGACCCGGAGGTGCATCCGCAGGTGGAGGAGTACTACGGCAACGTAAACCCCGTGGGCCCGCGCGGCTGCTACGACGAAGCCAAGCGTTTCCAGGAAGCCATCACCATGGCCTACCATAACCACCACGGCCTGGAAACCCGCATTGTTCGCATCTTCAACACCTACGGCCCCCGTATGCGCCTCAACGACGGACGTGTGCTGCCGGCCTTCCTGTCTCAGGCCCTGCGCGGCGAGAACCTGACCGTGTTCGGCGACGGTTCCCAGACCCGCTCTTTCTGCTACGTCGACGACCTGATTGAGGGTATTTACCGGCTGCTGCTGTCCGACTGCCACCTGCCCATCAACATCGGCAACCCTCAGGAAATCACCATTAAGGAGTTCGGCGAAGAAATTGCCCGCCTCACCGGCGTAGAGTTCAAGCCCGACTACCGCCCTCTGCCCGAAAACGACCCCATGAAGCGTCGCCCCGACATTACTAAGGCTAAAGAAATCCTGGGTTGGGAGCCGAAGGTAGACCGGGCCGAAGGCCTGCGTCGCACGCTGGAGTACTTCAAGGAGCACGTAAAATAA